In a genomic window of Punica granatum isolate Tunisia-2019 chromosome 6, ASM765513v2, whole genome shotgun sequence:
- the LOC116211288 gene encoding F-box/kelch-repeat protein At2g44130-like: MATNHTTMTITASPPMESSEFTELMQGLPEDLGLECLARLSYTSHGATSRVCRRWRHLLRSQEFYYHRQRSGYTRKVACLVQVLPSQISLEGRKSGGGAPIYGITVFDPVGGTWDRLEPAPYPNGLPVFCQLASCEGKLVVMGGWDPVSYDPVTDVFVYDFTTRRWEQRTPMLSKRSFFAAAGSSCEGRVYVAGGHDEGKNALSSAWAYDVRGDTWTELAQMSQARDECEGVVIGREFWVVSGYRTESQGGFEGSAESHGFDSGEWRRVDGAWRQSQCPRSCVGVGKDGKLMSWAESEPAVRVATCGVMLGPWALVGGAQYQGGPHEFYMARRGEGQDGKYEKISVPDEFSGFVQSGCCVEI, from the coding sequence ATGGCGACCAATCATACTACTATGACTATCACAGCGTCTCCTCCCATGGAATCGTCCGAGTTCACTGAGTTGATGCAAGGACTGCCCGAGGACCTCGGCCTCGAGTGCCTGGCCCGGCTGTCATACACCTCCCACGGCGCTACCTCCCGTGTCTGCCGGAGGTGGCGCCACCTGCTGCGTAGCCAGGAGTTCTACTACCACCGGCAGAGATCGGGGTACACCCGCAAGGTCGCCTGCTTGGTCCAGGTCCTTCCGAGCCAAATCTCGCTGGAGGGGCGTAAATCCGGGGGCGGAGCTCCGATTTACGGCATCACCGTGTTCGATCCGGTAGGCGGGACCTGGGACCGGCTCGAGCCGGCTCCGTATCCGAATGGGCTGCCCGTCTTCTGCCAGCTCGCGAGCTGCGAGGGGAAGCTGGTGGTCATGGGCGGGTGGGACCCGGTGAGCTACGACCCCGTGACGGACGTCTTCGTCTACGACTTCACGACTCGCCGGTGGGAGCAGCGAACTCCGATGCTGTCCAAGCGGTCGTTCTTCGCCGCCGCTGGGTCCTCCTGCGAGGGGCGCGTGTACGTCGCGGGCGGGCACGACGAGGGCAAGAACGCGTTGAGTAGTGCCTGGGCATACGACGTGAGGGGGGACACGTGGACCGAGCTGGCTCAGATGAGCCAGGCGCGAGACGAGTGCGAGGGTGTGGTGATTGGGCGGGAGTTCTGGGTCGTCTCGGGCTACCGGACGGAGAGCCAGGGCGGCTTCGAGGGGAGCGCCGAGTCTCACGGGTTTGACTCCGGCGAGTGGCGGCGGGTCGACGGCGCGTGGCGGCAGAGCCAGTGCCCGAGGTCGTGTGTCGGGGTGGGGAAGGACGGGAAGTTAATGAGTTGGGCCGAGTCGGAGCCGGCGGTCAGAGTGGCGACGTGCGGCGTAATGCTGGGCCCATGGGCTCTGGTGGGCGGAGCCCAGTACCAGGGCGGGCCACACGAGTTCTACATGGCCAGGCGAGGGGAGGGGCAAGATGGTAAATACGAGAAAATTAGCGTGCCCGATGAGTTCTCCGGTTTTGTTCAATCGGGATGCTGCGTGGAGATCTAA
- the LOC116211287 gene encoding probable polyamine transporter At3g13620, with amino-acid sequence MHRMAPEIQDQRLPTTAAAGAAEAPPAVVGVRTTKPKKLTLIPLIFLIYFEVAGGPYGEEPAVQAAGPLLALIGFLVFPFIWSVPEAMITAELATAFPGNGGFVIWADRAFGPFAGSLMGTWKLLSGVINIASFPLLCMEYLKKLFPVVSSGLPRNLGLLSFTLVLSFLNFLGLTVVGYAAVVLGVVSLLPFILMSAIAIPQIRPHRWLSLGEKGVKKDWTLYFNTLFWNLNFWDNVSTLAGEVDRPQRTFPVGLFFAVIFTCVAYLIPLFAVTGSVSVGQSQWDTGFHAEAAEMIAGKWLKIWIEVGAVLSSVGLFEAQLSSCAFQILGMAELGMIPSFFGARSKWFNTPWVGILFSTAVCIAMSYMNFEDVVGSANLLYSLGMLLEFASFLWLRRKMPHIKRPYRVPLGLPWLAVMCLIPAGFLILIMVLATKVVYMVAGLMTVGGIGFYFLMNFCRSRKIMRFSDGGDVGAMEEG; translated from the coding sequence ATGCATAGAATGGCTCCCGAAATCCAAGACCAGCGGCTCCCCACGACGGCCGCCGCGGGGGCTGCTGAAGCGCCGCCTGCCGTGGTGGGGGTGAGGACGACCAAGCCCAAGAAGCTGACCCTCATCCCCCTCATCTTCCTAATCTACTTCGAGGTCGCCGGGGGACCGTACGGGGAAGAGCCAGCCGTCCAGGCGGCTGGCCCCCTCCTTGCCCTGATCGGCTTCCTTGTCTTTCCCTTCATCTGGTCTGTCCCGGAGGCCATGATAACGGCGGAGCTCGCCACAGCTTTCCCCGGCAACGGGGGGTTCGTCATATGGGCCGATCGGGCCTTCGGGCCCTTCGCCGGTTCCCTGATGGGCACGTGGAAGCTCCTCAGCGGCGTCATCAACATCGCCTCCTTCCCCCTCCTCTGCATGGAGTACCTGAAGAAGCTCTTCCCGGTCGTCTCCTCCGGCCTCCCCCGGAATCTCGGTCTCCTCTCCTTCACCCTCGTCCTCTCCTTCCTCAACTTCCTGGGCCTCACCGTCGTTGGGTACGCCGCCGTCGTGCTCGGGGTCGTCTCCCTCCTGCCCTTCATCCTCATGTCCGCCATAGCCATCCCCCAGATCCGCCCCCACCGCTGGCTCAGCCTCGGGGAGAAGGGCGTGAAGAAGGACTGGACCCTCTACTTCAACACCCTCTTCTGGAACCTCAATTTCTGGGACAACGTCAGCACTCTCGCCGGCGAAGTCGATCGCCCCCAGAGGACCTTCCCCGTCGGTCTGTTCTTCGCCGTCATCTTCACCTGCGTGGCCTACCTCATCCCGCTCTTCGCCGTCACGGGCTCGGTCTCCGTGGGCCAGTCCCAGTGGGACACGGGCTTCCACGCGGAGGCCGCCGAGATGATCGCCGGCAAGTGGCTCAAGATCTGGATCGAGGTCGGGGCTGTCCTCTCTTCGGTCGGCCTGTTCGAGGCCCAGCTCAGCAGCTGCGCCTTCCAGATCCTCGGGATGGCTGAACTCGGGATGATCCCGAGCTTCTTCGGGGCCCGCTCCAAGTGGTTCAACACCCCCTGGGTCGGCATCCTCTTCTCCACCGCAGTGTGCATCGCGATGTCGTACATGAACTTCGAGGACGTCGTCGGGTCTGCAAACCTGCTCTACAGCCTCGGGATGCTGCTCGAATTCGCATCCTTCCTGTGGCTGAGGCGGAAGATGCCCCACATCAAGCGGCCCTACCGGGTGCCGCTGGGGCTCCCGTGGCTCGCAGTGATGTGCCTCATCCCGGCGGGGTTCCTAATACTGATCATGGTGTTGGCGACCAAGGTGGTGTACATGGTGGCAGGGCTGATGACGGTCGGCGGGATCGGGTTCTACTTCTTGATGAACTTCTGCAGGTCCAGGAAGATCATGAGGTTCAGCGATGGTGGAGATGTAGGAGCAATGGAAGAAGGCTGA
- the LOC116210170 gene encoding probable polyamine transporter At3g13620 yields MAPEIQDLEKWLPTTTAEEAEVPSKAKKLTLIPLIFLIYFEVAGGPYGEEPAVQAAGPFLALIGFVIFPFIWSVPEALITAELSTTFPGNGGFVIWAERAFGPFAGSLMGTWKLLSGIINIASFPLLCIEYMKKLFPVFSSGLPRNLGILSFTLVLSFLNYLGLSVVGYATVVLGVVSLMPFILMSAIAIPKIRPNRWLSLGEKGVKKDWTLYFNTLFWNLNFWDCVSTLAGEVDRPQRTFPMGLFCAVVFTCVAYLIPLFAVTGSVSVGQSKWETGFHAEAAEMIAGKWLKIWIEVGAALSAIGLFEAQLSSCAFQILGMAELRMIPSFFGARSKWFNTPWVGILFSVAVCIPMSYMKFEDVVGSANLLYSLGMLLEFASFLWLRWKMAHIKRPYRVPLGLPWLIVMCLIPAGFLILIMVLATKVVYMVAGLMTVGGIGFYFLMNLCRSRKIFRFSDGGGDDGVVEEG; encoded by the coding sequence ATGGCTCCCGAAATCCAGGACCTGGAGAAGTGGCTCCCGACGACCACCGCCGAGGAGGCTGAAGTGCCGTCGAAGGCCAAGAAGCTGACCCTCATCCCCCTCATCTTCCTGATCTACTTCGAGGTCGCCGGGGGCCCATACGGAGAGGAGCCTGCCGTCCAGGCGGCTGGCCCGTTCCTGGCCCTTATCGGCTTTGTCATCTTCCCCTTTATCTGGTCTGTCCCGGAGGCCTTGATAACTGCGGAGCTCTCCACCACTTTCCCCGGCAATGGGGGGTTCGTGATATGGGCCGAGCGGGCCTTCGGGCCCTTCGCCGGGTCCCTGATGGGCACGTGGAAGCTCCTCAGCGGCATCATCAACATCGCCTCATTCCCCCTCCTCTGCATCGAATACATGAAGAAGCTCTTCCCGGTCTTCTCCTCCGGCCTTCCCCGGAACTTAGGCATCCTCTCCTTCACCCTCGTCCTCTCCTTCCTCAACTACCTTGGCCTCAGCGTCGTTGGCTACGCCACGGTAGTGTTGGGGGTCGTGTCCCTCATGCCATTCATCCTCATGTCCGCCATCGCTATCCCCAAAATCAGGCCAAACCGGTGGCTCAGCCTCGGGGAGAAGGGCGTGAAGAAGGACTGGACCCTCTACTTCAATACCCTCTTCTGGAACCTCAATTTCTGGGACTGCGTCAGCACCCTCGCCGGAGAAGTCGACCGGCCCCAGAGGACCTTCCCAATGGGTCTGTTCTGCGCTGTCGTCTTCACCTGCGTGGCCTATCTGATCCCGCTCTTTGCTGTAACGGGCTCGGTCTCCGTGGGCCAGTCCAAGTGGGAGACAGGCTTCCACGCAGAGGCTGCCGAGATGATCGCAGGCAAGTGGCTCAAGATCTGGATAGAGGTCGGGGCAGCCCTCTCTGCGATCGGCCTGTTCGAGGCCCAGCTCAGCAGCTGCGCGTTCCAGATACTCGGGATGGCCGAACTCAGGATGATCCCGAGCTTCTTTGGGGCCCGTTCGAAGTGGTTcaacaccccatgggtcggcATCCTCTTCTCCGTCGCCGTATGCATCCCAATGTCGTACATGAAATTCGAGGACGTGGTCGGGTCCGCAAACCTCCTCTACAGCCTCGGGATGCTGCTGGAGTTCGCATCCTTCCTGTGGCTGAGGTGGAAGATGGCGCACATCAAGCGGCCCTACCGGGTCCCACTGGGGCTCCCGTGGCTCATAGTGATGTGCCTCATCCCGGCGGGGTTCCTAATACTGATCATGGTGTTGGCGACCAAGGTGGTGTACATGGTGGCAGGGTTGATGACGGTCGGCGGGATCGGGTTCTACTTCTTGATGAACCTCTGCAGGTCCAGGAAGATCTTCAGGTTCAGTGATGGAGGAGGAGACGACGGAGTAGTGGAGGAAGGCTGA
- the LOC116212446 gene encoding uncharacterized protein LOC116212446: MEILCPGSVIGTARSQNCGFRQRRNLKACFLGLRSFRCSNGRSRFRIVSSKRSDFQDFQGYAKPSRLLPASEVKVSRGIPPDEKPIPSDKGHSQALFKIKIWTSRMYGSSLSNDNSGLLLCVIDENGDSILQRIPAITTSSSSSGENNESNTVHFQQGSDDEFTFEGPKLGRIQAVWISLESGQWRSGGLSLSVVYPPSDEGHGGEEFQFTGFQYDFIAEDVLLGEGSDTSMVELRPSRVAELSGPDPFVLLSRNSQESTSALTSQTSNEESMREYADLKASLLLYDAALIVIGSSVLSLSLGENSALAFSIGGVGGLLYLLLLQRSVDELPSPASISRDSVGRVLGRFWGPISTVAVAVAFVLVALKYSSGENAVSFTPKELILGMMGFLTCKVAVVLAAFKPMTISWNRSTD, encoded by the exons ATGGAGATATTGTGCCCCGGAAGCGTAATCGGTACGGCCCGCTCGCAGAACTGCGGCTTCCGGCAAAGGAGAAACCTCAAAGCTTGCTTCCTTGGGCTGAGAAGCTTCCGATGTTCCAATGGGCGGTCGCGGTTTCGGATTGTCAGCTCGAAGCGGTCTGATTTTCAAG ACTTTCAGGGCTATGCAAAACCTTCCCGTCTACTCCCTGCCAGTGAAGTTAAGGTCTCCAGAGGAATACCGCCTGATGAGAAGCCCATCCCTTCTGATAAGGGTCATTCTCAGGCTCTTTTCAAGATTAAGATTTGGACGAGTCGCATGTACGGGTCAAGTTTGAGCAACGACAACTCGGGACTACTCCTCTGTGTGATAGATGAAAATGGCGACTCGATATTACAGAGGATACCTGCTATCACAACGAGCAGTTCTTCCTCAGGAGAGAACAATGAGTCTAACACGGTCCATTTCCAACAGGGGTCTGATGATGAGTTCACATTCGAAGGACCAAAACTGGGAAGAATTCAAGCTGTTTGGATCAGCCTCGAATCAG GTCAGTGGAGATCAGGGGGTCTGAGTCTCTCTGTCGTTTATCCACCATCAGATGAAGGTCATGGTGGAGAAGAATTCCAATTCACGGGTTTCCAGTATGATTTCATAGCTGAGGATGTCTTGCTTGGAGAGGGAAGTGACACATCAATGGTGGAACTCAGGCCTTCTCGAGTTGCCGAGTTGTCTGGGCCTGATCCCTTTGTTCTCTTAAGCCGAAATTCCCAGGAATCTACATCCGCCTTAACCAGCCAAACATCCAATGAGGAAAGCATGAGGGAATATGCAGATCTGAAGGCCTCTCTGCTACTTTATGATGCTGCTCTGATTGTGATCGGTTCATCAGTTCTCTCATTGTCATTGGGTGAAAATTCAGCTCTTGCTTTCTCCATTGGCGGGGTTGGAGGGTTACTGTATCTGCTTCTACTGCAGAGATCTGTCGATGAGTTGCCATCTCCAGCATCAATATCTAGGGACAGTGTCGGTCGAGTGCTTGGTCGGTTTTGGGGGCCCATATCAACCGTAGCAGTGGCAGTTGCTTTTGTTTTAGTAGCTTTGAAGTATAGCTCAGGAGAAAACGCGGTATCTTTCACCCCAAAGGAGCTCATCCTTGGGATGATGGGATTTCTTACTTGTAAAGTTGCCGTGGTCTTGGCGGCATTTAAGCCCATGACGATAAGTTGGAACCGGTCGACTGATTAA